From a region of the Kaistia sp. 32K genome:
- a CDS encoding sugar transferase, whose amino-acid sequence MPNFVDGSMGDASEIGSIPMSEAGILPEDKYIGAAVKSGFDFVGALCALVILLPFFIAIAGAMLILQGRPILIRHRRIGRHGRPFGCFKLRTMVVDGDEVLERHLAANPEARREWAGTHKLKADPRVTPLGRVMRSASVDELPQFLNVVMGQMSLVGPRPIVEAEVVKYGQVINQYCKVRPGITGLWQVNGRNDVSYSRRVELDDDYVTNRSFWGDIGILLRTIPAVLKSKGSY is encoded by the coding sequence ATGCCTAATTTTGTTGATGGCAGTATGGGAGATGCGTCCGAAATCGGGTCCATCCCGATGTCGGAAGCCGGAATTCTTCCCGAAGATAAATATATCGGCGCCGCCGTGAAGAGTGGGTTTGATTTCGTCGGCGCGCTCTGCGCGTTGGTGATCTTGCTGCCATTCTTCATCGCGATCGCCGGCGCAATGCTGATCCTCCAGGGTCGGCCGATCCTCATACGCCACCGGCGCATCGGTCGCCACGGCAGGCCATTTGGCTGCTTCAAGCTCAGGACAATGGTCGTCGATGGCGACGAAGTGCTCGAGCGCCATCTGGCAGCCAACCCCGAGGCGCGGCGCGAATGGGCCGGAACGCACAAGCTCAAGGCGGACCCACGCGTTACGCCGCTTGGCCGCGTGATGCGCTCGGCAAGCGTCGACGAATTGCCCCAATTCCTGAACGTCGTCATGGGGCAGATGAGCCTTGTCGGACCTCGGCCGATCGTCGAGGCCGAAGTCGTCAAATACGGCCAGGTGATCAATCAATATTGCAAGGTACGGCCCGGAATAACCGGGTTGTGGCAGGTCAATGGACGCAACGATGTATCCTATTCCCGGCGCGTCGAGCTCGACGATGACTATGTCACGAACCGGAGTTTCTGGGGTGACATCGGCATTTTGCTGCGGACGATTCCCGCCGTGTTGAAGTCGAAGGGTTCTTATTGA
- a CDS encoding polysaccharide biosynthesis C-terminal domain-containing protein, with protein MTLRENNWDGRLQPDHAPRSVASNQPSQRQGLGICDQSHVRAHLNIRFVRNSAFGTIAAVCNTAANFLSGLIVARLLGVEGVGTYSFAVWIIAVATTITGAGLPFTLTRYLPEYAVVDGEQKARGLAAFLLRPVFAFNMLPIAIAISCIIWFSRGDTGQALLRDPLLCLLIGLSCAAQGLGDFAKAYLRGMHAMDRVARISSIAMFLQLVLIVLGSLQFGVQGAMFGYLIGAVLPIIPIRDFWREKPYAPAETKRRLFKYARYRWASEIGAAFVFSRIEIFFLHAFWGAQSVGYLAASLTLANLAIQGPLMLSWGLLPHFSEKFGQKDMDGLRAAYASGTRIMGFLILPACFGLAAIVPVLLPLLFGQAFSDAVPSAVVLVAAASVPATATVGANLIWAMERSDVDFYLGIVGAVLSVSGGLLLIAPFGLMGAAYSRAITQCVVIGLGTWFLWRRLGFDVPFNALARLLLAALLCAGTARLCLIVMPTPLGVVVAIAMGAFTYLAAVRVFGGLETEDIAKIRSLADHLPVSAGAIAHRLVYYALG; from the coding sequence TTGACACTGCGCGAGAACAATTGGGACGGCAGATTACAACCAGACCACGCGCCCCGTTCTGTCGCCTCGAACCAGCCGAGCCAACGCCAAGGGCTCGGCATCTGTGATCAGAGCCATGTGAGAGCGCATTTGAATATCCGCTTTGTCAGAAATTCGGCCTTCGGCACGATCGCGGCAGTTTGCAATACGGCCGCGAACTTTCTGAGCGGCCTGATCGTGGCGCGCCTCCTCGGCGTCGAGGGCGTGGGGACCTATTCCTTCGCCGTCTGGATCATCGCGGTCGCGACGACGATCACCGGCGCGGGCCTTCCGTTCACCCTGACCCGGTATCTGCCGGAATATGCCGTTGTCGATGGCGAACAGAAGGCACGGGGACTGGCCGCCTTCCTGCTCCGCCCTGTCTTCGCCTTCAACATGCTGCCGATCGCAATTGCGATATCCTGCATCATCTGGTTCAGCCGGGGCGATACGGGCCAGGCCCTACTGAGAGATCCCCTGCTCTGCCTGCTGATCGGCCTCTCCTGCGCCGCCCAGGGCCTTGGCGACTTCGCCAAGGCCTATTTGCGTGGCATGCACGCCATGGACCGCGTGGCCCGGATATCGTCGATCGCCATGTTCCTCCAACTGGTCCTGATCGTCCTGGGCAGCCTCCAATTTGGCGTGCAGGGCGCCATGTTCGGCTATCTCATCGGCGCCGTGTTGCCGATCATCCCGATCCGCGATTTCTGGCGCGAAAAGCCCTACGCGCCCGCCGAAACGAAACGGCGCCTGTTCAAATACGCCAGGTATCGCTGGGCGTCCGAAATCGGGGCGGCGTTCGTCTTCTCGCGCATCGAGATATTTTTCCTGCATGCCTTCTGGGGCGCCCAATCGGTCGGCTATCTCGCGGCGAGCCTGACACTCGCCAATCTCGCCATTCAGGGCCCCCTGATGCTGAGCTGGGGGCTCCTGCCTCATTTTTCCGAGAAATTCGGCCAGAAGGACATGGACGGGCTGCGCGCGGCCTACGCATCGGGAACGCGGATCATGGGCTTCCTGATCCTCCCCGCCTGTTTCGGCCTCGCGGCGATCGTTCCTGTGCTCCTGCCGCTCCTGTTTGGCCAGGCGTTTTCGGATGCGGTGCCGTCGGCCGTCGTGCTCGTCGCGGCGGCTTCCGTACCAGCGACAGCAACGGTGGGCGCCAATCTGATCTGGGCGATGGAGCGCAGCGACGTCGATTTCTATCTCGGTATCGTCGGCGCCGTCCTGTCCGTGAGCGGCGGCCTTTTGCTGATCGCACCCTTCGGCCTGATGGGGGCCGCCTATTCGCGCGCCATAACCCAATGCGTCGTGATCGGCCTCGGCACGTGGTTCCTTTGGCGACGGCTCGGCTTCGACGTCCCGTTCAACGCGCTGGCGCGCCTGTTGCTGGCGGCGCTGCTCTGCGCCGGCACGGCCCGGCTCTGTCTGATCGTGATGCCGACGCCGCTGGGCGTCGTCGTCGCCATCGCCATGGGCGCCTTCACCTACCTCGCTGCGGTGCGCGTCTTCGGCGGGCTGGAGACCGAGGACATCGCAAAGATCCGGTCGCTCGCCGATCACCTTCCGGTATCGGCAGGAGCCATCGCGCACCGCCTGGTTTACTACGCGCTGGGCTGA
- a CDS encoding polysaccharide biosynthesis/export family protein: MRAMQIAALVLIGWIGWGGPAIAADAGANGYRLGPQDRLRVKVYDWRTGSAEMHEWTALTGEFVVDAAGNVSLPLVGEVPAADQTTSQLAQSLADRLKDRAGLAQRPDASIEVVNYRPFYMIGQVVKPGEYGYRPGMTVLQAVSIAGGLVRPQEANMLDYERDALTQRGELRVLATEQQALIARQARLDAELHGADSIAFPKALLAQETTPEVARAMREEQLLFETGRSALQSQTESLGQAKILLQHEVETLSAKEASVSRQLALSKKELDQVNGLVAKGLAVMPRQLQTEQNTSQFESNLLDIQLSSLRAQQDIARIDRDLSDFRDKQRSQFLAEAREVRTSLDAVNERIATTQTLIYQSEVRSPQVTAQQSVNARRAPVYSITRRVNGVFRTETTSESDLVEPGDTVHVDKPPELQRPDARG, encoded by the coding sequence ATGCGCGCGATGCAAATCGCGGCTCTCGTCCTCATCGGCTGGATAGGCTGGGGCGGCCCAGCCATCGCGGCAGATGCCGGCGCAAATGGCTATCGGCTGGGGCCGCAGGATCGGTTGCGGGTCAAGGTCTACGACTGGCGGACGGGCTCGGCCGAGATGCACGAATGGACGGCGCTGACCGGGGAATTCGTGGTCGATGCGGCCGGCAACGTATCGCTGCCGCTGGTTGGCGAGGTTCCGGCGGCCGATCAGACGACGTCACAATTGGCGCAATCGCTCGCCGATCGACTGAAGGACAGGGCCGGCCTTGCCCAACGTCCGGACGCTTCGATCGAAGTCGTAAACTACCGACCCTTCTACATGATCGGCCAAGTCGTGAAGCCGGGCGAATACGGCTACCGGCCAGGCATGACGGTCCTGCAGGCCGTCAGCATCGCTGGCGGGCTGGTCCGGCCACAGGAAGCGAACATGCTCGACTACGAGCGGGATGCGCTCACGCAGCGTGGCGAATTGCGCGTTCTCGCCACCGAACAACAAGCGCTGATCGCGCGCCAGGCCAGGCTCGATGCCGAGCTCCACGGCGCGGATTCCATCGCCTTCCCCAAGGCGCTCCTGGCGCAGGAAACCACCCCGGAAGTCGCCCGCGCCATGCGCGAGGAGCAGCTTTTGTTCGAGACGGGCAGAAGCGCCCTGCAATCACAGACGGAATCACTCGGGCAGGCCAAGATCCTGCTGCAGCATGAAGTCGAAACGCTTTCTGCCAAGGAGGCGTCCGTCTCGCGCCAGCTGGCGCTTTCGAAAAAGGAGCTCGATCAGGTCAATGGCCTGGTCGCCAAAGGCCTCGCCGTCATGCCGCGTCAGTTGCAGACGGAGCAGAACACCTCCCAATTCGAAAGCAATCTCCTCGACATTCAGCTCTCCTCGCTACGCGCCCAGCAGGATATTGCCCGTATCGACAGGGATCTTTCGGATTTCCGCGACAAGCAGCGCAGCCAGTTCCTCGCCGAGGCGCGCGAGGTCAGGACGAGCCTCGACGCCGTGAACGAACGGATCGCCACCACGCAGACCCTCATCTATCAATCCGAAGTTCGCTCTCCCCAGGTGACGGCACAGCAGTCCGTGAACGCGCGTCGCGCCCCGGTCTACTCCATCACCCGACGGGTCAACGGCGTCTTCAGAACGGAGACGACGTCCGAAAGCGACCTTGTCGAACCGGGCGATACCGTCCATGTCGACAAGCCGCCGGAGCTCCAGAGGCCTGATGCTCGCGGCTGA
- a CDS encoding glycosyltransferase → MRIAIVHYWLTGMRGGEKVLEQLCAMYPDADIFTHVYDARAVSDRIASHKVTTSFIGKLPWASKLYRQYLPLMPLALEQLDLRGYDLILSSEAGPAKGIIPPPDAVSICYCHSPMRYIWNMAHDYRESAGFINKLLMPPLSHYIRSWDVTSSNRVDHFVANSKTVARRIEAYYRREATVIYPPVDTESFECAPRDEVGDFYLMVGQLVPYKRPDLAVEAFNRSGRRLVIIGGGEMLAKLKAMAEPNITFLGSQPFEQLRYHYARCKALIFPGEEDFGIVPVEAMASGRPVIAFNRGGATETVVDGVTGIFFEVQTVEALLDACDRLERTSWDSRALMARARLFDTAQFSAKLRTFIDGAIAAPRGDRSPFPRRAAGPDGVLATSDGAPDDTAAHTPTLYSVRRDGHDRIRPPRYQDRKRKSF, encoded by the coding sequence ATGCGAATAGCAATCGTCCACTATTGGCTGACAGGCATGCGGGGCGGAGAAAAAGTCTTGGAACAACTGTGCGCCATGTACCCTGACGCTGACATATTTACGCACGTATATGACGCCAGGGCCGTCTCTGACCGGATCGCGTCACACAAGGTGACCACATCCTTTATCGGCAAGCTCCCATGGGCATCAAAATTGTATAGGCAGTATTTGCCGCTCATGCCGCTGGCTTTGGAACAACTGGATTTGCGTGGTTATGATTTGATCCTGAGCAGCGAGGCAGGGCCGGCCAAAGGAATAATCCCGCCACCTGACGCCGTCAGCATCTGTTATTGCCATTCACCGATGCGATACATTTGGAACATGGCGCATGACTACCGCGAGAGCGCTGGATTCATCAATAAACTGTTGATGCCGCCGCTATCCCACTACATAAGGTCATGGGATGTAACCTCGTCAAACCGCGTCGATCACTTCGTCGCCAATTCGAAGACCGTCGCCAGGCGCATCGAAGCCTATTATCGCCGCGAGGCGACCGTGATCTATCCGCCAGTCGATACCGAGAGTTTCGAATGCGCGCCGCGTGACGAGGTTGGCGATTTCTATCTGATGGTCGGCCAGCTCGTGCCCTACAAGCGACCCGATCTTGCCGTCGAGGCCTTCAACCGTTCCGGGCGACGGCTGGTCATCATCGGCGGCGGCGAAATGCTGGCCAAGCTCAAGGCGATGGCCGAGCCCAATATCACGTTCCTCGGATCCCAACCCTTCGAACAGCTCCGGTATCATTATGCGCGCTGCAAGGCGCTGATCTTTCCGGGCGAGGAGGATTTCGGCATCGTCCCGGTCGAAGCCATGGCGAGTGGAAGGCCCGTGATCGCCTTCAACCGTGGCGGCGCGACGGAGACGGTGGTGGACGGCGTGACGGGCATTTTCTTCGAAGTGCAGACTGTCGAGGCCTTACTGGACGCTTGCGATCGGCTCGAGCGCACAAGCTGGGATTCCCGAGCGCTCATGGCTCGCGCGAGGCTTTTCGATACAGCCCAGTTCTCGGCCAAGCTCAGGACCTTCATTGACGGCGCCATCGCTGCGCCCCGCGGCGACCGAAGCCCGTTCCCCCGCCGGGCCGCCGGCCCTGATGGAGTGTTGGCCACGTCGGACGGGGCACCCGATGACACCGCCGCCCATACGCCGACACTCTACAGCGTTCGCCGAGACGGCCACGATCGGATCCGTCCGCCCCGATACCAAGACCGAAAGCGGAAGTCATTCTGA
- a CDS encoding glycosyltransferase: MKDECCCYVIDQGYLFPTVLSAAQARKATCVDTTDIKIFCIGSENAETLPFQNVCESLGVELVFAPPAAIDHMPILFARFFLSRLLDPAYRSIVYVDGDTQISGSLQPLLDIELEPGRFIAAPDPMSILIDQPRRMWRKRRAYLQSIGIADAVLQRYCNSGVLRFNLRDWEAISTAVIETSSRHGHELKFPDQDALNLMFGTDYLTMSYRWNFPSFFLACGFEDLITPTIYHFMSNPRPWHGPFQPWGDAWHEPYLRLASEHPELARFHKAFGPIKTAKYIAQQRIKSAIELPLWRSSLVRERIERHEARAYV; encoded by the coding sequence ATGAAAGACGAATGCTGCTGCTACGTCATCGATCAAGGCTATCTGTTCCCGACGGTATTGAGCGCTGCGCAAGCGCGTAAGGCGACATGCGTCGATACGACCGACATCAAGATATTTTGTATTGGCTCCGAGAACGCCGAAACCCTGCCGTTCCAGAATGTCTGCGAAAGCCTGGGGGTCGAGCTTGTCTTCGCCCCGCCCGCTGCGATCGACCATATGCCGATCCTGTTCGCGCGCTTTTTCCTGTCGCGCCTGCTGGACCCGGCTTATCGCTCGATCGTCTATGTCGATGGCGACACCCAGATCTCGGGGTCGCTCCAGCCCTTACTCGATATCGAGCTGGAACCCGGTCGATTCATCGCCGCGCCGGATCCCATGTCGATCCTGATCGATCAGCCGAGGCGTATGTGGCGCAAGCGCCGCGCCTATCTTCAGTCGATCGGAATCGCCGATGCCGTCCTTCAGCGCTACTGCAACTCCGGCGTCTTGCGGTTCAATCTTAGGGATTGGGAAGCGATCAGCACGGCCGTCATCGAAACGTCCTCGCGCCATGGTCACGAGCTGAAGTTCCCTGATCAGGATGCGCTGAACCTGATGTTCGGCACCGACTATCTGACGATGTCCTATCGCTGGAATTTCCCGAGCTTCTTTCTCGCCTGCGGTTTCGAGGATCTGATCACGCCGACGATCTATCATTTCATGTCCAACCCGCGACCCTGGCATGGCCCGTTCCAGCCCTGGGGCGACGCCTGGCACGAGCCCTATCTCCGTCTTGCGAGCGAACATCCCGAACTGGCGCGATTCCATAAGGCGTTCGGGCCAATCAAGACCGCGAAGTACATTGCCCAGCAGCGGATCAAGAGCGCGATCGAACTGCCGCTTTGGCGCTCTTCCTTGGTCCGCGAACGGATCGAACGGCACGAGGCCCGGGCCTACGTCTAG